A section of the Streptomyces sp. CG1 genome encodes:
- a CDS encoding N-acetyltransferase family protein: MTVIVRDLRPDVPADTEGFARVRHLALPYILFTSDSIRHNALHMPPEARYRPLIAEEDGEVIGTAQVHLAHDSTEPGQGLLNVYVRPDRTGRGAGGLLLRAAEEHLAAQGATRLFSWVLDEPANRVFAERHGYRGSRPAHFLRLDLAGSALPPVPKTPPGVELRTAADFADDPRPLFELDAETMLDEPGDVDYELTDYEAWFEQHWKHPLLDRDLTVAACVEGRPVAFSVAYTDGGTRYATAMTGTARSHRGQGLAKLAKIHSLYRARAAGITEAFTGNDTGNDPMIAINKWLGYEICATEVRHVRELG, from the coding sequence ATGACTGTGATCGTGCGTGACCTCCGCCCCGACGTCCCCGCGGACACCGAGGGCTTCGCCCGGGTCCGCCATCTCGCCCTTCCGTACATCCTGTTCACCTCGGACTCGATCCGCCACAACGCCCTCCACATGCCGCCCGAGGCGCGCTATCGCCCGTTGATCGCGGAGGAGGACGGCGAGGTGATCGGCACGGCCCAGGTCCATCTGGCCCACGACAGCACCGAGCCGGGCCAGGGCCTGCTGAACGTCTACGTCCGGCCGGACCGGACCGGTCGCGGCGCCGGCGGGCTCCTGCTGCGCGCGGCCGAGGAGCACCTCGCCGCCCAGGGAGCGACCAGGCTGTTCAGCTGGGTCCTCGACGAACCGGCCAACCGCGTCTTCGCGGAACGCCACGGCTATCGGGGCAGCCGTCCCGCCCACTTCCTCCGTCTCGACCTGGCGGGCTCCGCTCTCCCGCCCGTCCCGAAGACCCCGCCGGGCGTCGAGCTGCGTACGGCCGCGGACTTCGCGGACGACCCGCGCCCGCTGTTCGAGCTGGACGCGGAGACGATGCTGGACGAACCGGGCGACGTCGACTACGAGTTGACCGACTACGAGGCCTGGTTCGAGCAGCACTGGAAGCATCCGCTGCTGGACCGCGACCTGACGGTGGCCGCGTGTGTCGAGGGCCGTCCGGTCGCCTTCAGTGTGGCCTACACCGACGGCGGCACCCGGTACGCCACCGCGATGACCGGCACCGCCCGGTCCCATCGCGGGCAGGGTCTGGCCAAGCTGGCCAAGATCCACTCCCTGTACCGGGCCCGGGCCGCCGGTATCACCGAGGCCTTCACCGGCAACGACACCGGGAACGACCCGATGATCGCGATCAACAAGTGGCTCGGGTACGAGATCTGCGCGACGGAGGTACGCCATGTCCGTGAACTCGGCTGA
- a CDS encoding xylan 1,4-beta-xylosidase, whose product MGRHGWDSDTRRWRLTALLGVGAAVLALAVTLFGTLTGGPSTAGTIRDGDKVHGTPASPGAKPEPYVGWGFTHTQYSADEGAGAATRSVEQLLGRSGGLAQNQHIMGWGADNPEPVMGHYDFGALDRRVDFMRASGATPVITLCCSPDWMKGGRAGVDSTDWSQSALEKAPTPGHYQDFADLAATIARRYPDVRHFIVWNEFKGFWNDAESRWDYEGYTRLYNLVYQALKKVDKDIMVGGPYLVMDSVDPRDQNAAGALRGPWGAMDRRVLDAFSYWNAHKAGADFTVVDGSSYTHDDDLLPNEFAATDKLTAVGEWLRRQTHGLSLWWAEYYVEPGDGNGDRTGWTEPHRVAVQATGMIAMVKGGADSGFYWNPEEKTGSGCAGCLWTPTDGSGGGRALPMYDLVSRFAKAFPPGTAYQNVSVAADDVPSLRVLASGRTALVVNTQNRAISAQVDGKRFGMQPYEVKWLDR is encoded by the coding sequence ATGGGACGACATGGGTGGGATTCGGATACTCGGCGGTGGCGGCTCACCGCCCTGCTCGGTGTCGGCGCGGCCGTGCTGGCCCTGGCGGTGACCCTGTTCGGCACGCTGACCGGCGGTCCCAGCACCGCCGGCACCATACGCGACGGCGACAAGGTGCACGGCACCCCCGCGAGCCCGGGCGCGAAACCGGAGCCGTACGTCGGCTGGGGCTTCACCCACACCCAGTACAGCGCCGACGAAGGCGCCGGCGCGGCCACGAGGAGCGTGGAACAGCTGCTCGGCCGGAGCGGAGGGCTGGCGCAGAACCAGCACATCATGGGCTGGGGCGCCGACAATCCCGAACCGGTCATGGGACATTACGACTTCGGTGCCCTCGACCGCCGTGTCGACTTCATGCGCGCCTCCGGCGCCACCCCCGTGATCACCCTGTGCTGCTCGCCGGACTGGATGAAGGGTGGCAGGGCCGGCGTCGACAGCACGGACTGGAGTCAGTCCGCTCTGGAGAAGGCGCCCACCCCCGGCCACTACCAGGACTTCGCCGACCTCGCCGCGACCATCGCCCGCCGTTATCCGGACGTGAGGCACTTCATCGTCTGGAACGAGTTCAAGGGCTTCTGGAACGACGCCGAGTCCCGCTGGGACTACGAGGGGTACACCAGGCTGTACAACCTCGTGTACCAGGCACTGAAGAAGGTCGACAAGGACATCATGGTCGGCGGGCCTTATCTGGTGATGGACAGCGTCGACCCGCGTGACCAGAACGCCGCCGGCGCGCTGAGAGGCCCGTGGGGCGCCATGGACCGGCGGGTGCTCGACGCCTTCTCGTACTGGAACGCGCACAAGGCCGGCGCCGACTTCACCGTCGTCGACGGCTCCAGCTACACCCATGACGACGACCTGCTGCCCAACGAGTTCGCGGCCACCGACAAGCTGACGGCGGTCGGCGAGTGGCTGCGGCGGCAGACGCACGGCCTGTCGCTGTGGTGGGCCGAGTACTACGTGGAGCCCGGCGACGGCAACGGCGACCGCACCGGCTGGACCGAGCCGCACCGCGTCGCCGTCCAGGCCACCGGCATGATCGCCATGGTCAAGGGCGGCGCCGACTCCGGCTTCTACTGGAACCCCGAGGAAAAGACCGGCTCCGGCTGTGCCGGGTGTCTGTGGACACCGACCGACGGCTCCGGCGGGGGCAGAGCCCTGCCCATGTACGACCTGGTGTCCCGGTTCGCCAAGGCGTTCCCGCCGGGAACGGCATACCAGAACGTGTCCGTCGCGGCCGACGACGTGCCCAGTCTCCGTGTCCTGGCGAGCGGGAGGACCGCCCTCGTGGTCAACACACAGAACCGGGCGATCAGCGCCCAGGTCGACGGCAAACGGTTCGGCATGCAGCCGTACGAGGTGAAGTGGCTCGACCGCTGA
- a CDS encoding GntR family transcriptional regulator, translated as MSLKIRIDDSAPPYEQVRAQISAQARSGTLPVGYRLPTVRGLAESLGLAVNTVAKAYRALETDGVIETRGRNGTFVAAAGSAAERAASLAAQAYVERVRRLGLTEDDALAAVRDALRAAYGK; from the coding sequence GTGAGCCTGAAGATCCGCATCGATGACAGTGCGCCTCCGTACGAGCAGGTGCGGGCGCAGATCTCCGCACAGGCCCGGTCCGGGACGCTGCCGGTGGGATACCGGTTGCCGACCGTGCGGGGGCTGGCCGAGTCCCTGGGCCTCGCCGTGAACACCGTGGCCAAGGCGTACCGGGCGCTGGAGACCGACGGGGTGATCGAGACGCGGGGGCGCAACGGAACGTTCGTGGCTGCCGCCGGCTCGGCCGCGGAGCGTGCGGCGTCCTTGGCTGCCCAGGCCTACGTCGAGCGTGTCAGGCGGCTCGGGCTCACCGAGGATGACGCGCTGGCTGCCGTGCGGGATGCCCTGCGGGCGGCTTACGGGAAATAG
- a CDS encoding DUF72 domain-containing protein — MTLFVGTSGWQYKDWRDLVYPAGAPTRLWLEEYTRLFATVEINNAFYRLPSRENFEAWHDRVPPDFVVAVKASRYLTHIKRLKDPAEPVDRLMTHAAGLGDRLGPVLLQLPPTLRADPALLDACLACFPPGTRVAVEPRHDSWWTPEVREVLSARRAALCWADVQAHPTTPLWRTTDWGYVRFHEGRATPWPRYGRRSLETWVDRIATTWRKEPEEDVYAYFNNDPGGAAVQDAVTFGRAAERAGLRVTRFPEPAQRR, encoded by the coding sequence GTGACCCTGTTCGTCGGCACCTCGGGGTGGCAGTACAAGGACTGGCGGGACCTCGTCTATCCGGCCGGGGCCCCGACGCGGCTGTGGCTGGAGGAGTACACCCGGCTCTTCGCGACGGTGGAGATCAACAACGCGTTCTACCGTCTCCCGTCCCGCGAGAACTTCGAGGCCTGGCACGACCGCGTACCTCCGGACTTCGTCGTCGCGGTCAAGGCCAGCCGCTATCTGACCCACATCAAGCGCCTGAAGGACCCCGCCGAACCGGTCGACCGCCTGATGACCCACGCGGCGGGCCTCGGCGACCGCCTCGGCCCCGTCCTCCTCCAGCTTCCGCCGACCCTGCGCGCCGACCCCGCCCTCCTGGACGCCTGTCTGGCCTGCTTCCCGCCCGGTACGAGGGTCGCCGTGGAACCCCGCCACGACTCCTGGTGGACACCGGAGGTCCGCGAGGTCCTGTCGGCCCGCCGCGCGGCCCTGTGCTGGGCGGACGTCCAGGCCCACCCGACGACGCCCCTGTGGCGCACCACCGACTGGGGCTACGTCCGCTTCCACGAGGGCCGGGCCACCCCCTGGCCCCGCTACGGCCGCCGCTCCCTGGAGACCTGGGTGGACCGCATCGCGACGACATGGCGGAAGGAGCCGGAGGAGGACGTGTACGCGTACTTCAACAACGATCCGGGGGGTGCGGCGGTACAGGACGCAGTGACGTTCGGAAGGGCGGCGGAGAGGGCGGGCCTACGGGTGACACGGTTCCCGGAGCCGGCGCAGCGCCGCTGA
- a CDS encoding DUF5925 domain-containing protein: MSANPHDALPIRLHVDDSDSPSDVVDALFLGRFATGEQPYSHAANIDRVRSGATLLPDGARVLRFARDDDRSATLAEGDGWTLLVSRWNRGADVTVTATSAELAKRVLDQATDGATDEPEPQPENVTMGFWYVSPRRGPHRTTRQISAGTWDEVRPNYTAPVADAMDRLMKTTPQDIAGRLLLLHGPPGTGKTSALRTLARSWRDWCQVDCVLDPERLFSDVGYLMDIAIGEEDSAGKGRWRLLLLEDCDELIRGEAKHTAGQALSRLLNLTDGLLGQGRNVLVGVTTNEDLERLHPAVVRPGRCLARIEVGPLTRREAVNWLGAEAHGREDAIGREGATLAELFALRRGTTPTSVPGARDGVDAGLYL, translated from the coding sequence ATGTCTGCGAACCCACACGACGCTCTGCCGATCCGGCTCCACGTCGACGACTCCGACTCGCCGTCCGACGTCGTCGACGCGCTGTTCCTCGGCCGCTTCGCGACGGGCGAGCAGCCGTACTCGCACGCGGCCAACATCGACCGCGTCCGCTCCGGCGCCACCCTGCTGCCCGACGGCGCCCGCGTGCTGCGGTTCGCCCGCGACGACGACCGCAGCGCCACCCTCGCCGAGGGCGACGGCTGGACCCTGCTGGTCTCCCGCTGGAACCGCGGCGCGGACGTCACGGTGACCGCGACCAGCGCCGAGCTGGCCAAGCGGGTCCTCGACCAGGCCACGGACGGCGCGACCGACGAGCCCGAGCCTCAGCCCGAGAACGTGACGATGGGCTTCTGGTACGTCTCCCCCAGGCGCGGCCCGCACCGCACCACCCGGCAGATCTCCGCCGGCACCTGGGACGAGGTCCGGCCCAACTACACGGCACCGGTGGCGGACGCCATGGACCGCCTGATGAAGACGACCCCGCAGGACATCGCCGGCCGGCTGCTCCTCCTGCACGGCCCGCCCGGCACCGGCAAGACCTCGGCCCTGCGCACGCTGGCCCGTTCCTGGCGCGACTGGTGCCAGGTGGACTGCGTCCTGGACCCCGAACGCCTCTTCTCCGACGTCGGTTATCTGATGGACATCGCGATCGGCGAGGAGGACAGCGCGGGCAAGGGCCGCTGGCGGCTGTTGCTCCTGGAGGACTGCGACGAGCTGATCCGCGGCGAGGCCAAGCACACGGCGGGCCAGGCCCTGTCCCGGCTGCTCAACCTCACCGACGGCCTGCTCGGCCAGGGCCGCAATGTGCTGGTCGGCGTCACCACCAACGAGGACCTGGAGCGCCTGCACCCGGCCGTGGTCCGCCCCGGCCGCTGCCTGGCCCGCATCGAGGTGGGCCCGCTGACCCGCCGCGAGGCGGTGAACTGGCTCGGCGCCGAGGCCCACGGCCGGGAGGATGCCATCGGCCGCGAGGGAGCGACGCTGGCCGAGCTGTTCGCACTGCGCCGGGGCACGACCCCGACCTCGGTGCCGGGGGCGCGGGACGGCGTGGACGCGGGCCTGTATCTGTAG
- a CDS encoding DUF402 domain-containing protein, which translates to MSVNSADERERLEVVLVKAGRTKIRYPAELLGDDGTRIAVRAPWAGAGARDFGFVRFEPGDVFTEYYWRDRWYAVKEVRAADGTVKGWYCDVTRPAVRTGAQLVVEDLDLDLWRSADGTDVRRLDEDEFAESGLPEADPEAASAAVAALDELERMARKGGFEELLA; encoded by the coding sequence ATGTCCGTGAACTCGGCTGACGAACGGGAACGGTTGGAAGTCGTCCTGGTCAAGGCCGGCCGGACGAAGATCCGTTACCCGGCCGAGCTGCTCGGCGACGACGGCACCCGCATCGCCGTGCGCGCCCCCTGGGCGGGCGCCGGCGCCCGGGACTTCGGCTTCGTCCGCTTCGAGCCGGGCGACGTCTTCACCGAGTACTACTGGCGCGACCGCTGGTACGCGGTGAAGGAGGTCCGCGCCGCGGACGGCACGGTGAAGGGCTGGTACTGCGACGTCACCCGCCCGGCGGTGCGCACCGGCGCCCAACTGGTCGTGGAAGACCTGGACCTGGACCTGTGGCGCTCCGCCGACGGCACGGACGTACGGCGGCTGGACGAGGACGAGTTCGCCGAGAGCGGGCTGCCGGAGGCGGACCCCGAGGCCGCCTCCGCCGCCGTGGCCGCCCTGGACGAACTGGAGCGGATGGCCCGCAAGGGCGGCTTCGAGGAGCTACTGGCCTGA